A single region of the Betta splendens chromosome 12, fBetSpl5.4, whole genome shotgun sequence genome encodes:
- the add1 gene encoding alpha-adducin isoform X10 yields MNGESGVGVVTAPPPTTAPHKERYFDRVDESSPEYQRERNMAPDLRQDFNMMEQRKRVSMILQSPAFCEELETMIQDQLKKGKTPTSLLALQQIADFMSTSMPSMYPAAPQGGMAALNMSLGMVTPVNDLRGSDSISYDKGEKQIRCKLAAFYRLTDLFGWSELIYNHLTVRVNSEQDRFLVVPFGLLFSEVTASSLVKINLQGEIVDRGSTNLGVNQAGFVLHSAIYASRPDVKCIVHVHTHAGAAVSAMKCGLLPISPEALSLGEVAYHDYHGILVDDEEITLIQRNLGPNSKVMILRNHGLLSVGETVEEAFYYIHNLVTACEIQVRTLASAGGPDNLVMLDPGKYKSRPRVPEPAGDGSSAHPKWQIGEQEFEALMRMLDNLGYRTGYPYRCPALRDKAKKYSDVESAPSIHGGYSYGEDSDSGARSPLKHSFQRGQRDKTRWLNAGGRPDEPYEDGPDGSSPKSKPKVWTNITHDHVKPLLQSLSSGVCVPSCITNCLWTKEDGLRQAAAANQFIPMNTNPKEVLEMRNKIREQNLQDIKTAGPQSQVLCASTVVERTFTQRLSIWQDAPLSDCTDTIDGLDGSEGSYSPAKSIRKGELITASKAIIEKEYQPKVIVSKQGPNPFTKLTDQELEEYRREVEQKHKGTEDLDQLAEPEEEPKGQKPTTTPPSTPVRAEEDESFTRYQCFIYMWLCSDSLLWFQRWLKPKAWLRGVYPPCCVCVWPNLSPDGREIYRSVA; encoded by the exons ATGAACGGTGAGTCAGGCGTCGGCGTGGTGACGGCCCCACCGCCCACCACGGCCCCTCACAAGGAGCGCTACTTCGACCGGGTGGACGAGAGCAGCCCGGAGTACCAACGGGAACGGAACATGGCGCCCGACCTGCGACAGGACTTCAATatgatggagcagaggaagcgggTCTCCATGATACTACAGAGCCCG GCCTTCTGCGAGGAGCTGGAGACCATGATCCAGGACCAGCTAAAGAAGGGGAAGACACCCACGAGCCTGTTGGCTCTGCAGCAGATCGCAGACTTCATGAGCACCAGCATGCCTTCCATGTATCCCGCTGCACCACAAGGAGGCATGGCAGCGCTCAACATGA GTCTGGGCATGGTGACTCCGGTCAACGATCTACGTGGCTCAGACTCCATCTCGTACGACAAAGGCGAGAAGCAGATTCGTTGCAAGCTGGCGGCCTTTTATCGGCTCACGGACCTGTTCGGCTGGTCCGAGCTCATCTACAACCACCTCACC GTCCGGGTGAACTCTGAACAGGATCGCTTCCTCGTCGTCCCCTTCGGGCTCCTGTTCAGTGAAGTGACCGCCTCCAGTCTG GTGAAGATAAACCTTCAGGGTGAGATAGTGGACCGGGGCAGCACCAACCTGGGGGTCAACCAGGCCGGCTTCGTCCTCCACTCTGCCATCTACGCCTCTCGCCCTGATGTCAAATGCATCGtacacgtgcacacgcatgcGGGAGCTGCG GTGTCTGCCATGAAGTGCGGCCTGTTGCCCATCTCGCCCGAGGCCCTGTCTCTCGGCGAGGTGGCCTACCACGACTATCACGGCATCCTGGTGGACGACGAAGAGATCACTCTCATACAGAGGAACCTCGGGCCCAACAGCAAG GTGATGATCCTGAGGAACCACGGACTGTTGTCTGTCGGCGAAACGGTGGAGGAAGCTTTTTATTACATCCACAACCTGGTCACCGCCTGTGAGATCCAG GTGCGAACACTGGCCAGCGCTGGAGGACCTGATAATCTGGTGATGCTGGACCCCGGCAAATACAAGTCCCGCCCACGGGTCCCTGAGCCAGCTGGTGACGGGTCCTCTGCACACCCTAAGTGGCAAATCGGGGAGCAGGAGTTTGAGGCTCTCATGAGAATGCTGGACAACTTG GGCTACAGGACGGGCTACCCTTACCGCTGCCCCGCATTGCGGGACAAAGCTAAAAAGTACAGTGACGTGGAGAGTGCTCCCTCTATCCACGGTGGTTACTCTTATGGGGAGGACAGTGACTCAGGTGCTCGCTCCCCGCTCAAACACAGCTTTCAGCGCGGCCAGCGCGACAAGACCCGCTGGCTCAATGCCGGTGGCCGTCCTGACGAGCCCTACGAGGACGGGCCCGACGGAAGCAGCCCCAAGTCGAAGCCTAAGGTGTGGACGAACATAACACACGATCACGTCAAACCCTTGCTGCAGTCTCTCTCGTCCGGTGTCTGCGTGCCAAGCTGTATAACCAACTGCTTG TGGACAAAGGAAGACGGACTCCGCCAGGCTGCCGCAGCCAATCAGTTCATCCCAATGAACACCAATCCAAAGGAAGTCCTGGAGATGCGGAATAAG ATCCGGGAGCAGAACCTGCAGGACATTAAGACGGCTGGGCCCCAGTCTCAGGTTCTGTGTGCCAGCACTGTGGTGGAACGCACCTTTACCCAG AGATTGTCGATCTGGCAG GACGCCCCTCTGTCTGACTGTACAGACACTATTGATGGCCTCGATGGGTCCGAGGGCTCCTATAGTCCCGCTAAATCAATTAGAAAG GGGGAGCTCATCACCGCGTCAAAGGCCATCATCGAGAAGGAGTACCAGCCCAAGGTGATCGTCAGCAAGCAGGGTCCCAACCCCTTCACCAAACTCACtgaccaggagctggaggagtacCGCAGAGAGGTGGAGCAGAAGCACAAAGGGACCGAAG ATCTGGACCAGCTAGCAGAGCCTGAGGAGGAGCCTAAAGGCCAGAAGCCCACCACCACGCCCCCCAGCACCCcagtcagagcagaggaag ACGAGTCCTTTACCAGGTACCAGTGCTTTATTTACATGTGGCTTTGCTCAGACTCACTGCTGTGGTTTCAGAGGTGGTTGAAGCCCAAAGCTTGGCTGCGTGGTGTTTACCCtccatgttgtgtctgtgtttggccTAATTTGTCACCTGATGGAAGAGAGATCTACAGAAGTGTAGCTTAG
- the add1 gene encoding alpha-adducin isoform X3 yields the protein MNGESGVGVVTAPPPTTAPHKERYFDRVDESSPEYQRERNMAPDLRQDFNMMEQRKRVSMILQSPAFCEELETMIQDQLKKGKTPTSLLALQQIADFMSTSMPSMYPAAPQGGMAALNMSLGMVTPVNDLRGSDSISYDKGEKQIRCKLAAFYRLTDLFGWSELIYNHLTVRVNSEQDRFLVVPFGLLFSEVTASSLVKINLQGEIVDRGSTNLGVNQAGFVLHSAIYASRPDVKCIVHVHTHAGAAVSAMKCGLLPISPEALSLGEVAYHDYHGILVDDEEITLIQRNLGPNSKVMILRNHGLLSVGETVEEAFYYIHNLVTACEIQVRTLASAGGPDNLVMLDPGKYKSRPRVPEPAGDGSSAHPKWQIGEQEFEALMRMLDNLGYRTGYPYRCPALRDKAKKYSDVESAPSIHGGYSYGEDSDSGARSPLKHSFQRGQRDKTRWLNAGGRPDEPYEDGPDGSSPKSKPKVWTNITHDHVKPLLQSLSSGVCVPSCITNCLWTKEDGLRQAAAANQFIPMNTNPKEVLEMRNKIREQNLQDIKTAGPQSQVLCASTVVERTFTQRLSIWQDAPLSDCTDTIDGLDGSEGSYSPAKSIRKGELITASKAIIEKEYQPKVIVSKQGPNPFTKLTDQELEEYRREVEQKHKGTEAQVRGGSGEGSSSTTSCLEPALVPGGQAPVSAPLQSSSDPPVLEKPPPPPAARPATPASEQGGADDVFLPADEASVAPGSPQEFHSAVLRALSKEPSVVEASKTGQAPDLDQLAEPEEEPKGQKPTTTPPSTPVRAEEDESFTRYQCFIYMWLCSDSLLWFQRWLKPKAWLRGVYPPCCVCVWPNLSPDGREIYRSVA from the exons ATGAACGGTGAGTCAGGCGTCGGCGTGGTGACGGCCCCACCGCCCACCACGGCCCCTCACAAGGAGCGCTACTTCGACCGGGTGGACGAGAGCAGCCCGGAGTACCAACGGGAACGGAACATGGCGCCCGACCTGCGACAGGACTTCAATatgatggagcagaggaagcgggTCTCCATGATACTACAGAGCCCG GCCTTCTGCGAGGAGCTGGAGACCATGATCCAGGACCAGCTAAAGAAGGGGAAGACACCCACGAGCCTGTTGGCTCTGCAGCAGATCGCAGACTTCATGAGCACCAGCATGCCTTCCATGTATCCCGCTGCACCACAAGGAGGCATGGCAGCGCTCAACATGA GTCTGGGCATGGTGACTCCGGTCAACGATCTACGTGGCTCAGACTCCATCTCGTACGACAAAGGCGAGAAGCAGATTCGTTGCAAGCTGGCGGCCTTTTATCGGCTCACGGACCTGTTCGGCTGGTCCGAGCTCATCTACAACCACCTCACC GTCCGGGTGAACTCTGAACAGGATCGCTTCCTCGTCGTCCCCTTCGGGCTCCTGTTCAGTGAAGTGACCGCCTCCAGTCTG GTGAAGATAAACCTTCAGGGTGAGATAGTGGACCGGGGCAGCACCAACCTGGGGGTCAACCAGGCCGGCTTCGTCCTCCACTCTGCCATCTACGCCTCTCGCCCTGATGTCAAATGCATCGtacacgtgcacacgcatgcGGGAGCTGCG GTGTCTGCCATGAAGTGCGGCCTGTTGCCCATCTCGCCCGAGGCCCTGTCTCTCGGCGAGGTGGCCTACCACGACTATCACGGCATCCTGGTGGACGACGAAGAGATCACTCTCATACAGAGGAACCTCGGGCCCAACAGCAAG GTGATGATCCTGAGGAACCACGGACTGTTGTCTGTCGGCGAAACGGTGGAGGAAGCTTTTTATTACATCCACAACCTGGTCACCGCCTGTGAGATCCAG GTGCGAACACTGGCCAGCGCTGGAGGACCTGATAATCTGGTGATGCTGGACCCCGGCAAATACAAGTCCCGCCCACGGGTCCCTGAGCCAGCTGGTGACGGGTCCTCTGCACACCCTAAGTGGCAAATCGGGGAGCAGGAGTTTGAGGCTCTCATGAGAATGCTGGACAACTTG GGCTACAGGACGGGCTACCCTTACCGCTGCCCCGCATTGCGGGACAAAGCTAAAAAGTACAGTGACGTGGAGAGTGCTCCCTCTATCCACGGTGGTTACTCTTATGGGGAGGACAGTGACTCAGGTGCTCGCTCCCCGCTCAAACACAGCTTTCAGCGCGGCCAGCGCGACAAGACCCGCTGGCTCAATGCCGGTGGCCGTCCTGACGAGCCCTACGAGGACGGGCCCGACGGAAGCAGCCCCAAGTCGAAGCCTAAGGTGTGGACGAACATAACACACGATCACGTCAAACCCTTGCTGCAGTCTCTCTCGTCCGGTGTCTGCGTGCCAAGCTGTATAACCAACTGCTTG TGGACAAAGGAAGACGGACTCCGCCAGGCTGCCGCAGCCAATCAGTTCATCCCAATGAACACCAATCCAAAGGAAGTCCTGGAGATGCGGAATAAG ATCCGGGAGCAGAACCTGCAGGACATTAAGACGGCTGGGCCCCAGTCTCAGGTTCTGTGTGCCAGCACTGTGGTGGAACGCACCTTTACCCAG AGATTGTCGATCTGGCAG GACGCCCCTCTGTCTGACTGTACAGACACTATTGATGGCCTCGATGGGTCCGAGGGCTCCTATAGTCCCGCTAAATCAATTAGAAAG GGGGAGCTCATCACCGCGTCAAAGGCCATCATCGAGAAGGAGTACCAGCCCAAGGTGATCGTCAGCAAGCAGGGTCCCAACCCCTTCACCAAACTCACtgaccaggagctggaggagtacCGCAGAGAGGTGGAGCAGAAGCACAAAGGGACCGAAG CACAGGTACGAGGTGGCAGTGGGGAGGGATCGTCCTCCACCACATCCTGCCTTGAACCTGCGCTGGTACCGGGGGGTCAGGCTCCCGTCTCCGCTCCGCTCCAGTCCAGCAGTGACCCGCCCGTCTTGGAGAAGCCTCCTCCGCCCCCAGCCGCCAGGCCTGCCACGCCCGCGTCTGAGCAGGGCGGGGCCGATGACGTTTTTTTGCCCGCGGACGAGGCCTCTGTCGCCCCCGGCTCCCCTCAGGAGTTCCACAGCGCTGTGTTGCGAGCGCTCAGCAAGGAGCCGTCGGTGGTAGAGGCGTCTAAGACCGGTCAGGCTCCAG ATCTGGACCAGCTAGCAGAGCCTGAGGAGGAGCCTAAAGGCCAGAAGCCCACCACCACGCCCCCCAGCACCCcagtcagagcagaggaag ACGAGTCCTTTACCAGGTACCAGTGCTTTATTTACATGTGGCTTTGCTCAGACTCACTGCTGTGGTTTCAGAGGTGGTTGAAGCCCAAAGCTTGGCTGCGTGGTGTTTACCCtccatgttgtgtctgtgtttggccTAATTTGTCACCTGATGGAAGAGAGATCTACAGAAGTGTAGCTTAG
- the add1 gene encoding alpha-adducin isoform X6 codes for MNGESGVGVVTAPPPTTAPHKERYFDRVDESSPEYQRERNMAPDLRQDFNMMEQRKRVSMILQSPAFCEELETMIQDQLKKGKTPTSLLALQQIADFMSTSMPSMYPAAPQGGMAALNMSLGMVTPVNDLRGSDSISYDKGEKQIRCKLAAFYRLTDLFGWSELIYNHLTVRVNSEQDRFLVVPFGLLFSEVTASSLVKINLQGEIVDRGSTNLGVNQAGFVLHSAIYASRPDVKCIVHVHTHAGAAVSAMKCGLLPISPEALSLGEVAYHDYHGILVDDEEITLIQRNLGPNSKVMILRNHGLLSVGETVEEAFYYIHNLVTACEIQVRTLASAGGPDNLVMLDPGKYKSRPRVPEPAGDGSSAHPKWQIGEQEFEALMRMLDNLGYRTGYPYRCPALRDKAKKYSDVESAPSIHGGYSYGEDSDSGARSPLKHSFQRGQRDKTRWLNAGGRPDEPYEDGPDGSSPKSKPKVWTNITHDHVKPLLQSLSSGVCVPSCITNCLWTKEDGLRQAAAANQFIPMNTNPKEVLEMRNKIREQNLQDIKTAGPQSQVLCASTVVERTFTQRLSIWQDAPLSDCTDTIDGLDGSEGSYSPAKSIRKGELITASKAIIEKEYQPKVIVSKQGPNPFTKLTDQELEEYRREVEQKHKGTEAQVRGGSGEGSSSTTSCLEPALVPGGQAPVSAPLQSSSDPPVLEKPPPPPAARPATPASEQGGADDVFLPADEASVAPGSPQEFHSAVLRALSKEPSVVEASKTGQAPDLDQLAEPEEEPKGQKPTTTPPSTPVRAEEDESFTRVQMNTRTAIIKISLFK; via the exons ATGAACGGTGAGTCAGGCGTCGGCGTGGTGACGGCCCCACCGCCCACCACGGCCCCTCACAAGGAGCGCTACTTCGACCGGGTGGACGAGAGCAGCCCGGAGTACCAACGGGAACGGAACATGGCGCCCGACCTGCGACAGGACTTCAATatgatggagcagaggaagcgggTCTCCATGATACTACAGAGCCCG GCCTTCTGCGAGGAGCTGGAGACCATGATCCAGGACCAGCTAAAGAAGGGGAAGACACCCACGAGCCTGTTGGCTCTGCAGCAGATCGCAGACTTCATGAGCACCAGCATGCCTTCCATGTATCCCGCTGCACCACAAGGAGGCATGGCAGCGCTCAACATGA GTCTGGGCATGGTGACTCCGGTCAACGATCTACGTGGCTCAGACTCCATCTCGTACGACAAAGGCGAGAAGCAGATTCGTTGCAAGCTGGCGGCCTTTTATCGGCTCACGGACCTGTTCGGCTGGTCCGAGCTCATCTACAACCACCTCACC GTCCGGGTGAACTCTGAACAGGATCGCTTCCTCGTCGTCCCCTTCGGGCTCCTGTTCAGTGAAGTGACCGCCTCCAGTCTG GTGAAGATAAACCTTCAGGGTGAGATAGTGGACCGGGGCAGCACCAACCTGGGGGTCAACCAGGCCGGCTTCGTCCTCCACTCTGCCATCTACGCCTCTCGCCCTGATGTCAAATGCATCGtacacgtgcacacgcatgcGGGAGCTGCG GTGTCTGCCATGAAGTGCGGCCTGTTGCCCATCTCGCCCGAGGCCCTGTCTCTCGGCGAGGTGGCCTACCACGACTATCACGGCATCCTGGTGGACGACGAAGAGATCACTCTCATACAGAGGAACCTCGGGCCCAACAGCAAG GTGATGATCCTGAGGAACCACGGACTGTTGTCTGTCGGCGAAACGGTGGAGGAAGCTTTTTATTACATCCACAACCTGGTCACCGCCTGTGAGATCCAG GTGCGAACACTGGCCAGCGCTGGAGGACCTGATAATCTGGTGATGCTGGACCCCGGCAAATACAAGTCCCGCCCACGGGTCCCTGAGCCAGCTGGTGACGGGTCCTCTGCACACCCTAAGTGGCAAATCGGGGAGCAGGAGTTTGAGGCTCTCATGAGAATGCTGGACAACTTG GGCTACAGGACGGGCTACCCTTACCGCTGCCCCGCATTGCGGGACAAAGCTAAAAAGTACAGTGACGTGGAGAGTGCTCCCTCTATCCACGGTGGTTACTCTTATGGGGAGGACAGTGACTCAGGTGCTCGCTCCCCGCTCAAACACAGCTTTCAGCGCGGCCAGCGCGACAAGACCCGCTGGCTCAATGCCGGTGGCCGTCCTGACGAGCCCTACGAGGACGGGCCCGACGGAAGCAGCCCCAAGTCGAAGCCTAAGGTGTGGACGAACATAACACACGATCACGTCAAACCCTTGCTGCAGTCTCTCTCGTCCGGTGTCTGCGTGCCAAGCTGTATAACCAACTGCTTG TGGACAAAGGAAGACGGACTCCGCCAGGCTGCCGCAGCCAATCAGTTCATCCCAATGAACACCAATCCAAAGGAAGTCCTGGAGATGCGGAATAAG ATCCGGGAGCAGAACCTGCAGGACATTAAGACGGCTGGGCCCCAGTCTCAGGTTCTGTGTGCCAGCACTGTGGTGGAACGCACCTTTACCCAG AGATTGTCGATCTGGCAG GACGCCCCTCTGTCTGACTGTACAGACACTATTGATGGCCTCGATGGGTCCGAGGGCTCCTATAGTCCCGCTAAATCAATTAGAAAG GGGGAGCTCATCACCGCGTCAAAGGCCATCATCGAGAAGGAGTACCAGCCCAAGGTGATCGTCAGCAAGCAGGGTCCCAACCCCTTCACCAAACTCACtgaccaggagctggaggagtacCGCAGAGAGGTGGAGCAGAAGCACAAAGGGACCGAAG CACAGGTACGAGGTGGCAGTGGGGAGGGATCGTCCTCCACCACATCCTGCCTTGAACCTGCGCTGGTACCGGGGGGTCAGGCTCCCGTCTCCGCTCCGCTCCAGTCCAGCAGTGACCCGCCCGTCTTGGAGAAGCCTCCTCCGCCCCCAGCCGCCAGGCCTGCCACGCCCGCGTCTGAGCAGGGCGGGGCCGATGACGTTTTTTTGCCCGCGGACGAGGCCTCTGTCGCCCCCGGCTCCCCTCAGGAGTTCCACAGCGCTGTGTTGCGAGCGCTCAGCAAGGAGCCGTCGGTGGTAGAGGCGTCTAAGACCGGTCAGGCTCCAG ATCTGGACCAGCTAGCAGAGCCTGAGGAGGAGCCTAAAGGCCAGAAGCCCACCACCACGCCCCCCAGCACCCcagtcagagcagaggaag ACGAGTCCTTTACCAG GGTGCAAATGAACACGAGAACTGCGATCATTAAGATTTCCCTGTTTAAATGA
- the add1 gene encoding alpha-adducin isoform X15, whose translation MNGESGVGVVTAPPPTTAPHKERYFDRVDESSPEYQRERNMAPDLRQDFNMMEQRKRVSMILQSPAFCEELETMIQDQLKKGKTPTSLLALQQIADFMSTSMPSMYPAAPQGGMAALNMSLGMVTPVNDLRGSDSISYDKGEKQIRCKLAAFYRLTDLFGWSELIYNHLTVRVNSEQDRFLVVPFGLLFSEVTASSLVKINLQGEIVDRGSTNLGVNQAGFVLHSAIYASRPDVKCIVHVHTHAGAAVSAMKCGLLPISPEALSLGEVAYHDYHGILVDDEEITLIQRNLGPNSKVMILRNHGLLSVGETVEEAFYYIHNLVTACEIQVRTLASAGGPDNLVMLDPGKYKSRPRVPEPAGDGSSAHPKWQIGEQEFEALMRMLDNLGYRTGYPYRCPALRDKAKKYSDVESAPSIHGGYSYGEDSDSGARSPLKHSFQRGQRDKTRWLNAGGRPDEPYEDGPDGSSPKSKPKWTKEDGLRQAAAANQFIPMNTNPKEVLEMRNKIREQNLQDIKTAGPQSQVLCASTVVERTFTQGELITASKAIIEKEYQPKVIVSKQGPNPFTKLTDQELEEYRREVEQKHKGTEAQVRGGSGEGSSSTTSCLEPALVPGGQAPVSAPLQSSSDPPVLEKPPPPPAARPATPASEQGGADDVFLPADEASVAPGSPQEFHSAVLRALSKEPSVVEASKTGQAPDLDQLAEPEEEPKGQKPTTTPPSTPVRAEEGDGNTKEYLLP comes from the exons ATGAACGGTGAGTCAGGCGTCGGCGTGGTGACGGCCCCACCGCCCACCACGGCCCCTCACAAGGAGCGCTACTTCGACCGGGTGGACGAGAGCAGCCCGGAGTACCAACGGGAACGGAACATGGCGCCCGACCTGCGACAGGACTTCAATatgatggagcagaggaagcgggTCTCCATGATACTACAGAGCCCG GCCTTCTGCGAGGAGCTGGAGACCATGATCCAGGACCAGCTAAAGAAGGGGAAGACACCCACGAGCCTGTTGGCTCTGCAGCAGATCGCAGACTTCATGAGCACCAGCATGCCTTCCATGTATCCCGCTGCACCACAAGGAGGCATGGCAGCGCTCAACATGA GTCTGGGCATGGTGACTCCGGTCAACGATCTACGTGGCTCAGACTCCATCTCGTACGACAAAGGCGAGAAGCAGATTCGTTGCAAGCTGGCGGCCTTTTATCGGCTCACGGACCTGTTCGGCTGGTCCGAGCTCATCTACAACCACCTCACC GTCCGGGTGAACTCTGAACAGGATCGCTTCCTCGTCGTCCCCTTCGGGCTCCTGTTCAGTGAAGTGACCGCCTCCAGTCTG GTGAAGATAAACCTTCAGGGTGAGATAGTGGACCGGGGCAGCACCAACCTGGGGGTCAACCAGGCCGGCTTCGTCCTCCACTCTGCCATCTACGCCTCTCGCCCTGATGTCAAATGCATCGtacacgtgcacacgcatgcGGGAGCTGCG GTGTCTGCCATGAAGTGCGGCCTGTTGCCCATCTCGCCCGAGGCCCTGTCTCTCGGCGAGGTGGCCTACCACGACTATCACGGCATCCTGGTGGACGACGAAGAGATCACTCTCATACAGAGGAACCTCGGGCCCAACAGCAAG GTGATGATCCTGAGGAACCACGGACTGTTGTCTGTCGGCGAAACGGTGGAGGAAGCTTTTTATTACATCCACAACCTGGTCACCGCCTGTGAGATCCAG GTGCGAACACTGGCCAGCGCTGGAGGACCTGATAATCTGGTGATGCTGGACCCCGGCAAATACAAGTCCCGCCCACGGGTCCCTGAGCCAGCTGGTGACGGGTCCTCTGCACACCCTAAGTGGCAAATCGGGGAGCAGGAGTTTGAGGCTCTCATGAGAATGCTGGACAACTTG GGCTACAGGACGGGCTACCCTTACCGCTGCCCCGCATTGCGGGACAAAGCTAAAAAGTACAGTGACGTGGAGAGTGCTCCCTCTATCCACGGTGGTTACTCTTATGGGGAGGACAGTGACTCAGGTGCTCGCTCCCCGCTCAAACACAGCTTTCAGCGCGGCCAGCGCGACAAGACCCGCTGGCTCAATGCCGGTGGCCGTCCTGACGAGCCCTACGAGGACGGGCCCGACGGAAGCAGCCCCAAGTCGAAGCCTAAG TGGACAAAGGAAGACGGACTCCGCCAGGCTGCCGCAGCCAATCAGTTCATCCCAATGAACACCAATCCAAAGGAAGTCCTGGAGATGCGGAATAAG ATCCGGGAGCAGAACCTGCAGGACATTAAGACGGCTGGGCCCCAGTCTCAGGTTCTGTGTGCCAGCACTGTGGTGGAACGCACCTTTACCCAG GGGGAGCTCATCACCGCGTCAAAGGCCATCATCGAGAAGGAGTACCAGCCCAAGGTGATCGTCAGCAAGCAGGGTCCCAACCCCTTCACCAAACTCACtgaccaggagctggaggagtacCGCAGAGAGGTGGAGCAGAAGCACAAAGGGACCGAAG CACAGGTACGAGGTGGCAGTGGGGAGGGATCGTCCTCCACCACATCCTGCCTTGAACCTGCGCTGGTACCGGGGGGTCAGGCTCCCGTCTCCGCTCCGCTCCAGTCCAGCAGTGACCCGCCCGTCTTGGAGAAGCCTCCTCCGCCCCCAGCCGCCAGGCCTGCCACGCCCGCGTCTGAGCAGGGCGGGGCCGATGACGTTTTTTTGCCCGCGGACGAGGCCTCTGTCGCCCCCGGCTCCCCTCAGGAGTTCCACAGCGCTGTGTTGCGAGCGCTCAGCAAGGAGCCGTCGGTGGTAGAGGCGTCTAAGACCGGTCAGGCTCCAG ATCTGGACCAGCTAGCAGAGCCTGAGGAGGAGCCTAAAGGCCAGAAGCCCACCACCACGCCCCCCAGCACCCcagtcagagcagaggaag GAGATGGAAATACAAAAGAGTACCTGTTGCCATAG